GCTCGACGAGTACGAGCGGCTGCTCATCGCGCGCGCGATGTCGGCGGCGAACGGGGTGGTGGCGGAGGCGGCGCGGCGGTTGCAGACGGACCGTCCCAATCTCTATCGCCGGATGAAGCGGCTCGGCATCGCTGGCGCGCCGGAGTGATTCTGACACGCGGGTGTGACACACCTCACGCCGCGCTCTATTGAAGCACACGGCGGCACGCCGCCTGCCTTTGGTGGTGCTGTCCTGAACCGAACGGAGCATTCGATGCGGAACCTGTTCCTCCTGATCGCCCTCGCCGTCGGCCTCGCCCCCGGTGCGGGCCGCGCCCACGCGCAGCAGCGCGCCCGCGCCGCCGGCACCATGTGGGGCGCGGTCGGCATCTACAACAACGCGGGGACCACGCGCATCTCCGGCCCGCTCGACGTGGCCGCCGAGCGCGAGATCTCCGGCGACGTGGCGGTGCTCAACGGCCCGGTCGTCATCTCCGGTCGGATCACCGGCTCGCTCGTCGCGATCAACGCCGACGTGCGGCTCAAGGCGGGGGCGCGGATCGGCGAGGACGTGATGATCGTGGGCGGCGTGCTCACGCGCGAGGACAGCGTGCAGGTCGGCGGCGAGGTGCGGACGCAGGCCGAGCTGATGCGGTACACCATCGAGGGCGACCGGCTCGTGCCCGAGGAGGACCGCATGAGCGAATGGCGGCCGCGCCTCGACCGCCCCGGACGCGAGCGCGGCGAGTCGTACACCGACCTCTTCTTCGTCGCGGCGCGCACGTACAACCGGGTGGAAGGGCTGCCGATCATGGTCGGCCCGCGCTTCCGCCGCCCGACGAGCTGGGGCCGCGTGCAGGTGGAGGCGTTCGGCGTGGTGCGCACCGCCGATCCCATCCGCTGGGACCGCGGCACGCTCGGTCACGACGCGCGCGCCGACCTGCGGCTCGGCGTGCGCAGCGGCCTCGTGCTGAGCGCGCGCGCGTTCGACGTGGTCGATGCCGTGGAGAGCTGGCAGCTGAGCGACACGGAGGCGGGGCTCGCCGCCTTCGCGCTCCACCGCGACATGCGCGATCACTACGGCCGCCATGGCTGGGAGAGCGGGATCGGCGCGCGGATCGGCGAGGAGGCCTCGCTGAACTTCGTCGCCGGGAGCGAGCGGTGGCGGAGCGTCGCGGCGCGCGATCCGTTCTCGCTGCGCGAGGACCTCCGGCCGTGGCGCCTCAACTCGCTCATGGACGAGGGGAAGGTGGACCTCGCCTCCGTCCGGATGCGCATCGACACCCGCGAGCGCGTGCGGTCGCCGCTCTGGGGCGGCTGGTACCTCAACGCCGACGTCGAGCGCGGCAGCGGGACGATCACGCGGAACCAGGGACCGGTGCCGGTGGGACCGGTGCTGGCCGAGCAGGTCACCTACACGCGCGGCTTCATCGATGCGCGCCGCTACAACCGCGTCTCGCCGGGGACGGAGCTCAACCTCCGCCTCGTCGCCGGCGGCTGGATGGGCGGCGACCGCCTGCCGCTCCAGCGCCGCGTCTCGGTGGGCGGGCCGGGCTCCATCGAAGGGTACGACTTCCGCCGCAACTGGTACGATGCCGACGACGTCTTCTCCTGCGGCGGCATCGCCGCATGGGACGGCCGGCCGACGCTCTGCGACCGCATCGCGCTCGCGCAGGTTGAGCTGCGACAGTCGCTCGACTGGGGCTGGTACCGCGGCGACAACTGGTGGCGCTTCAGCGATCTCACGCCGGCGTGGGTGCTCTTCGCCGACGCGGGGCGCGGGTGGACGACGCCGGACACGCCGGGCCCGGTGAGCCACGGCAACGGGCTCCCGCCGCTCTCGACCTTCCGCACCAGCATCGGCGCGGGGATCGATCTGGGGGAGATCGGGTTCTACTTCTCGAAGTCGGTCTCGACCCCGGACGAGACGCTCAACTTCACCGTTCGCCTGGGCCGACGCTTCTGATCGCACGCCGCCTCCTCTCGCTGCTGCTCGCCGCGAGCGCGCCCCTGGTCACGGGGGCGCCGCTCGCGGCGCAGTCGCGCGCGGGCGTCGAGATCCAGCTCCCCACCGCCACGCGGCTCACGGCGGAGGGACCGCTGGTGCGGGCACGGGCGATCCTCACCGATCCCTACCTGCGCGAGCTGCTCGAGAACGGCTTCCCCGCGCGGCTGCACTACCGCGTGGAGCTCTGGGCCGACGGGCGCTTCTTCGACGAGTTGCAGCGCTCGGCCGAGTGGGAGGTGCGCGTGGTGTCGCGCGGCACGCAGCAGCGCTTCGAGGTGATCCAGATCGTCGGGCAGCGGCCGCTCTCGCTGGGTGCGTTCGTGCGCCTCGAGGACGCTGACGCGGCCGCGTCGCGCCCGGTGCGCGTCCCCATCCAGGCGCCGGCGGAGGATCGCCGCTTCTATTACCTCGTCACGCTCGAGGTGGAGGCGCTCTCGGTGAGCGACCTCGACGAGGTGAACCGCTGGCTCAGCGGCGATCTCTCTCCCGCGGTGCGCGGCGAGCGGAACCCGGGCAGCGCGCTCGGTCGCGGCCTCCGGTCACTCGCGAGCCGCCTCCTCGGCGGCGAACGCCGCGAATACGAGGAGCAGAGCCCGACCTTCCGGCCGGCGAAGTAGGCGCACGCGCGAACGGGTGAGGGTCGACTCGCGTCGCCCCCACCCGTTCGGCCCTGATCGCGCCCCCACGGCACGATCCGAATGCGACTGGTCCCTGCTGGGACTCCTGCTAGAACTCCTCGAGCAGCGCGACGTTCTCGCTCTGGCGCGACGACGGAGCCGACGCGTGGCTCGCATGGTTGGCGTGGCCCGCATGCGCGACCGGCGGGGCCGGGGCGCGACGCGGCTTGGCGTTGAGACTGGGCGGACGCCGATCGTAGCGCGCGCTGCTCGGCGCCGAGCGGACGGGGCCGGAGCCGAGTGAGAAGGCGCCGACCGCTTCCTGCATCGATGCGGCCTGGCTCGCGAGTTCCTCGGCCGCGGCCGCCGATTCCTCGGCGTTGGCCGCTGCCGACTGCGTGCCCGAGCTGATCTGCGTGATGGCGACGGTGACCTGCTCGAGGCCGACGCGCTGCTGGTCCGCGGCGGCGACGATCTCGCGCATGATCTCGGTGACCTCGCCGGTGCGCTGCGAGATGGCGCCGAGCGCCTCGGTGACGCGTCCGGTCGCGCCCACACCGGCAGCGGCATGCTCCGACGCCTGCTCGATGAGCACGGTGGTGGACTTGGCCGCGTCGGCGGCGCGGATGGCGAGGGCGCGCACCTCGTCGGCGACGACGGCGAAGCCGCGTCCCGCATCGCCCGCGCGCGCCGCTTCGACGGCGGCGTTGAGCGCGAGGAGGTTGGTCTGGAACGCGATCTCGTCGATCTTCTTCACGATCGCGGCGGTGGCGCGCGACGACTCCTCGATCTTGGCCATCGCGACGACGAGCTCCTGGAGCCCCGCCTCGCCGCGCGTGGTGGCCTGCTGCGCGCCCTCGGCCATGGTGCGGGCCTGTCCGGCGGCCATCGACGCCTGCTTCGACATCGCCTCGACCTCGTTGAGCGAGCTCGAGATCTCCTCGACGCTCGCGGCCTGCTCGCCGGCGCCCTGCGCGAGCGACTGGCTGCCGTCGGAGATCGCCGCCGAGGCGACGGTGACCTGCTCGGCCGAGCGGGCGACGCCGGTGAGCGCCTCCTGCAGGTTCTGCGCGGCGAGGTTGATCGATTCCTTGATCTTCGCGTGGTCGCCCTTGTACTCGCCATCCACGCGCGCCGTGAGGTCGCGGGCCGCGAGCTGCTCGAGCACGACCGAGGCCTCGTCGATGGGCGTGATGACCGAGTCGAGGATGTCGTTGGTGCCCTTCACGAGCTCGGCGAAGGCGCCGTGGAACTTGGTGCTGTCGCCGCGGGACTGGAGGTCGCCGGCGACGGCCTTGGCGTTGAGCGCCGAACCCTCCGCGATGACGTCCCGAAGCACGCCCTGCGTGGAGGTGAAGTCCGCGACGATCGCCTGGGTGTTCGCGATCATCGCGTCCACGGTCGTCGCCAACTGCCCGATCTCATCCCCGCGATCGAGCTGGAGGGGGGCGGTCGACGGCGTCACGGTGACACCGAGGTCGCCGGTGGCCATGGCCTGGAGACCCTTTCGCAGCTCCGTCATGCAGTTCGACCGCAGGGCGTCCGCGCGGCCGATCGCGAGCTGCAGCGGGCCGGTGATGTCCTTCGTGAGGGCGAAGCCGAGCCCGAGGGCGAGCACGACGGCGAGGCCCATCGCGATCCAGACGATGGTGCTGCCGCGCGAGGCGGTGGCCTTCGCGTTCGCGAGGTCCTCGGCGGTGACCCGCATGCTGGCGGCGACGATCGAGTCGGCGTCGGCGGCGACGGCAGCGAAGAGCCGCTTGCCGCGCGCGACGACGGGGGCTGCCGCCGCCACCTCGCCGGCGTCGAGCAACCGGCGCACCGAATCCACATGCGAGCGGAACGACTCCAGGCCGCCCTTGAGGTCCTGCCACTGCTTCTCCTCCTCCGGGCTGCGCGCGAGCGCCTCGAACTCGGCGATGCCCTTGTCGAGTTCGGTGCGGGTGACCTCGTCGAGGTCGGCGAGGTTGGCGCGGTAGGCGATCTCGTCCTGGGCTTCCTTGGAGTTGAGGATCGCGAGCTCGAGACGGCGCATGTCCGACATGCCCAGGTGCGTGAGCATGATGCCGCGGACGCTCGGCAGGTTGACCTCGGCGATCTCCATCGCGACGGCGTCGATCCGCCGCATGGAGTAGAGTCCGAACGCGCCGACGGTGACCACGAGGAGGGCAACAGCGATGAATCCGCTGGTGAGCTTGGTACCGATACGGAATCGGGCGAGCATGGGGGTTCCCTGACACGGTGCGGGTGAGGGAGACGGAGTCTCCACCCTTCATTCTCGACCGTCCAGCGGAATTCCTGAGAACCCCTGCGCGCGCTCAGCCCGTGAGGATCCGCGCCTCGGGGGGCAAAGTGCCCCCGTTCCGCCGCTCCATCGCCTCGAGCTTGTGCACCACCTCGCTCCCGTAGAAGAGCTTGATGTAGTGCGACTGCGTGGGCGTGAGCCGACGCACCGCCCACGAGAGGTGGACGAAGTGCGGCTCCACCGGGGCGTGCAGGAGCTGCAGCCCGCACTCGTGCACGAGCCGGTCGGCCTTCCGCGTGTTGCAGCTGGAGCAGGCGGTGACGACGTTCGTCCAGACGTTCAGGCCGCCGCGCGAGATGGGGACGACATGGTCGCGCGTGAGGGACTCGCGCGGCCGCAGCTCCCAGCTGAAGCGCGTGCAGTACTGGCACCGGTAGGCGTCGCGCGCGAACAGGAAGGTGTTGGTGACCTGGCGGCGGAATCGGCGCGGGACGTGCACGAACTTGCGCAGGCGGATGACCGCCGGCCGCGGCATGGCGATATGCTCGGAGTGGACCGTGCGCTCCCGGTCCGCTTCCACGATCTCGGCCTTGCCATCGATCACCAGGCGAAGGGCCCGCTTGAGCGGGACCATCGTGAGGGGTTCGAACGACGAGTTCAGGGCGAGACAGCCGACGGTCACGACATCCTCCAGGAGGCAAGGGTCCTCGTCGGCTGGCGCACGGTCAACTCCGGTGCGCCGCGGCGGGGACGGGGGTGAGCCACCCTCTGCTGTCGGGGGCTCGTCCGGTCACGGTGGCGAGGTACCGCTCTTGGATGGCCGCGGTGATGGGGCCTCGCCTCCCCTCCCCCACGGGTATGCGGTCGATGCTGCGGATGGGCGTGAGCTCCGCGGCCGTCCCGCTGAAGAAGACCTCGTCCGCGATGTACAGCATCTCGCGCGGCATCAGCGTCTCCCGCACCTCGTACCCCAGGTCCTGCGCGATCGCCACGACGGTGTCGCGCGTGATCCCCTGGAGGATGCTCGCGGCGAGCGGCGCGGTGTGCAGCACCCCGTCGCGCACGACGAAGAGGTTCTCGCCGCTCCCCTCCGCCACATGGCCGGCGTAGTCGAGCATGATCCCCTCGACGTAGTCGTCGGCCTTCGCCTCGAGCTTGGTGAGCTGCGACGCGAGATAGTGGCCGCCCGCCTTCGCCATCATCGGGAGCGTGCCCGGCGCGGCGCGGCGCCAGCTGGAGACGGTGACATCGACGCCCTGCTCGAGCGCGTCGGCGCCGAGGTAGCGCCCCATCTTCCAGAGGATGACGAACGTCTCCACCGGGGCATTGATGGGATTCACGCCCATCTCCTGCCCCGCGCGGACGGCGAGCGGTCGGATGTAGCACTCGTCGAGCCCGTTCGCGGTGATCGTCTCGACGACGGCCGCGCAGAGCTGGTCGACTGTGTACGCCATCGGCATGCGATAGATGCGCGCCGAGTCGACGAAGCGCCGCATGTGCTCGCGGAGGCGGAAGACCGCACCACCTTCGGGGGTCCGGTAGCACCGGATCCCTTCGAAGATGCTCGAGCCGTAGTGCACGACGTGGCTCATCACGTGCAGGGTGGCGTCGTCCCACTCGACGAGCGCGCCATCCCGCCAGATCCGATCCGTCGCGCCGGTGCCGCGTGCGGTCATGCCCGACCCTTATGGTTGCGAGGGGAGGGGGAAAGGACCCCGAAAGCTAACCGACGATGCGCGCGCGGCGCCACTCGGCCATCCGTGCTGCCGATGCGCGCACGCGATCGACCACCGCGGGGTCGAAGCCGTGCACCACGCCATCGCGCGCGCGCTCCACGCCGGCGACCACCACGCGATGCGCATGCACGCCGGCCGACGCGAAGACCAGTGCCGCGCACGGATCCTCCGCGGGCGCGCCGAGCGCGTCGATGCGGAAGGCGACGAGGTCGGCCTGCTTCCCTGCCTCGAGCGCGCCGATCTCACGGTCCAGCCGCAGAGCTTCCGCGCCGCCGAGCGTCGCGAGCCGGAACGCGTCGCGCGCCGGGAGCAGGTCGGCGCGTCCGGTGCGCGCGCGCTGCGCGAGCGCCGCGAGCCGGGCCTCGCCGAGCAGATCCATCGCGTCGTTCGACGCCATGGAATCGGAGCCGAGTCCCACCCGCGCTCCCGCGGCGACGAACTCCGCGAGCGGCGCCGTGCCGTGCCCGAGCTTGGCGTTCGAGGCCGGGCAGTGCGCGACCCCGCATCCGGCGTCGGCGATCCGGTGCACGTCCGTATGGCTCGCGCGGACGCAGTGGATGAGCAGCGTCCGCTCGCGCAGCAGCCCGGCCGCGTCGAGCAGCGCGACCGGACCGCTCGCGCGCGGCGCGACGGCGATCCCCCGCCCGCGCAGGAAGGGTGCGAACGCCCCTTCCCCGCGCACGACGAGCGCCTGCTCGTCCTCGCTCTCGGCCACGTGCACCGCCACCGGGAGCGCCTTGCGCGCGGCGAAGGCGGCGACGGCGCGGAAGAGGTCGTCCGAGACCGAGTAGGGCGCGTGCGGCGAGACCCCCACCTGCACGAGCGGCGTCGCGTCGGCGCGCATCGCGCGCACCGCCTCCTCGAGGTAGCGCATCGCATCGCCGCACTGCCGCGGGTCGGGGCCGAAGACCTCGCGGAAGGCGATGCCGCGCACGCCGAGCGCGCGCATCGCGTCGAAGGCCGCCCGGTTGTCCGCCGTGTCGCCGAAGGTCGTGATGCCGCGCGACAGTCCTTCGGCGACGCCGAGGAGCGCGGCGTCGGCGAACTCGGGTGCGGTGAGCAGGTCGCGCTTGGCGCTGGAGAGCGTACGGACCCAGTCGTAGAAGCCGAGGTCCTCGAGTCCGCCGCGCATCATGGTGAGGTCGAGATGCGTGTGCGCGTTCACGAGGCCGGGCGTGAGGATGCAGTCGCCCAGCTCCTCGTCGCGCGCGCCGGGTGCCGCCGCGGGCGCATCGGCGCGCCGCCCGACCCAGGTGATGCGGTCGCCCTCGGTGATGACCGTCCCGTCGGCGATCGGCGGCGTCGCGACCGGGAGGACCCAGCGCGCATGCCAGCGGACCGGCGTGGTCACGGGATCTTGGTGCACTCGGACTGCGGCTCGGTCCCGGGGAGGAAGTACTCCATCCGCACCGAGTCGGACATGCAGGCGGGGCCGGCGCGGAGGCCGGTCACCGGATCGATCAGCATCGAGATGATCCCGAACGGCCGCGGCCAGTCCGGCGGCGACGGCTTCCGCTCGTAGACCTCGCGCATGAACGCGGTCCA
This window of the Gemmatimonadota bacterium genome carries:
- a CDS encoding HNH endonuclease; protein product: MTVGCLALNSSFEPLTMVPLKRALRLVIDGKAEIVEADRERTVHSEHIAMPRPAVIRLRKFVHVPRRFRRQVTNTFLFARDAYRCQYCTRFSWELRPRESLTRDHVVPISRGGLNVWTNVVTACSSCNTRKADRLVHECGLQLLHAPVEPHFVHLSWAVRRLTPTQSHYIKLFYGSEVVHKLEAMERRNGGTLPPEARILTG
- a CDS encoding MCP four helix bundle domain-containing protein, with amino-acid sequence MLARFRIGTKLTSGFIAVALLVVTVGAFGLYSMRRIDAVAMEIAEVNLPSVRGIMLTHLGMSDMRRLELAILNSKEAQDEIAYRANLADLDEVTRTELDKGIAEFEALARSPEEEKQWQDLKGGLESFRSHVDSVRRLLDAGEVAAAAPVVARGKRLFAAVAADADSIVAASMRVTAEDLANAKATASRGSTIVWIAMGLAVVLALGLGFALTKDITGPLQLAIGRADALRSNCMTELRKGLQAMATGDLGVTVTPSTAPLQLDRGDEIGQLATTVDAMIANTQAIVADFTSTQGVLRDVIAEGSALNAKAVAGDLQSRGDSTKFHGAFAELVKGTNDILDSVITPIDEASVVLEQLAARDLTARVDGEYKGDHAKIKESINLAAQNLQEALTGVARSAEQVTVASAAISDGSQSLAQGAGEQAASVEEISSSLNEVEAMSKQASMAAGQARTMAEGAQQATTRGEAGLQELVVAMAKIEESSRATAAIVKKIDEIAFQTNLLALNAAVEAARAGDAGRGFAVVADEVRALAIRAADAAKSTTVLIEQASEHAAAGVGATGRVTEALGAISQRTGEVTEIMREIVAAADQQRVGLEQVTVAITQISSGTQSAAANAEESAAAAEELASQAASMQEAVGAFSLGSGPVRSAPSSARYDRRPPSLNAKPRRAPAPPVAHAGHANHASHASAPSSRQSENVALLEEF
- a CDS encoding BamA/TamA family outer membrane protein codes for the protein MRNLFLLIALAVGLAPGAGRAHAQQRARAAGTMWGAVGIYNNAGTTRISGPLDVAAEREISGDVAVLNGPVVISGRITGSLVAINADVRLKAGARIGEDVMIVGGVLTREDSVQVGGEVRTQAELMRYTIEGDRLVPEEDRMSEWRPRLDRPGRERGESYTDLFFVAARTYNRVEGLPIMVGPRFRRPTSWGRVQVEAFGVVRTADPIRWDRGTLGHDARADLRLGVRSGLVLSARAFDVVDAVESWQLSDTEAGLAAFALHRDMRDHYGRHGWESGIGARIGEEASLNFVAGSERWRSVAARDPFSLREDLRPWRLNSLMDEGKVDLASVRMRIDTRERVRSPLWGGWYLNADVERGSGTITRNQGPVPVGPVLAEQVTYTRGFIDARRYNRVSPGTELNLRLVAGGWMGGDRLPLQRRVSVGGPGSIEGYDFRRNWYDADDVFSCGGIAAWDGRPTLCDRIALAQVELRQSLDWGWYRGDNWWRFSDLTPAWVLFADAGRGWTTPDTPGPVSHGNGLPPLSTFRTSIGAGIDLGEIGFYFSKSVSTPDETLNFTVRLGRRF
- a CDS encoding branched-chain amino acid transaminase, with translation MTARGTGATDRIWRDGALVEWDDATLHVMSHVVHYGSSIFEGIRCYRTPEGGAVFRLREHMRRFVDSARIYRMPMAYTVDQLCAAVVETITANGLDECYIRPLAVRAGQEMGVNPINAPVETFVILWKMGRYLGADALEQGVDVTVSSWRRAAPGTLPMMAKAGGHYLASQLTKLEAKADDYVEGIMLDYAGHVAEGSGENLFVVRDGVLHTAPLAASILQGITRDTVVAIAQDLGYEVRETLMPREMLYIADEVFFSGTAAELTPIRSIDRIPVGEGRRGPITAAIQERYLATVTGRAPDSRGWLTPVPAAAHRS
- a CDS encoding amidohydrolase family protein, with amino-acid sequence MTTPVRWHARWVLPVATPPIADGTVITEGDRITWVGRRADAPAAAPGARDEELGDCILTPGLVNAHTHLDLTMMRGGLEDLGFYDWVRTLSSAKRDLLTAPEFADAALLGVAEGLSRGITTFGDTADNRAAFDAMRALGVRGIAFREVFGPDPRQCGDAMRYLEEAVRAMRADATPLVQVGVSPHAPYSVSDDLFRAVAAFAARKALPVAVHVAESEDEQALVVRGEGAFAPFLRGRGIAVAPRASGPVALLDAAGLLRERTLLIHCVRASHTDVHRIADAGCGVAHCPASNAKLGHGTAPLAEFVAAGARVGLGSDSMASNDAMDLLGEARLAALAQRARTGRADLLPARDAFRLATLGGAEALRLDREIGALEAGKQADLVAFRIDALGAPAEDPCAALVFASAGVHAHRVVVAGVERARDGVVHGFDPAVVDRVRASAARMAEWRRARIVG